Below is a genomic region from Pseudomonas sp. JQ170C.
GAAACGGGTGCGCCGCTGCCTCAGGACCTGCTGGAGAAGATGCTGGCGGCGAAGAACTTCCAGTCCGGCCTGATGATGGTTCGCCAGCTGGAGTTCTCGCTGTTCGACTTTGAGCTGCATGCCAGCCATGGTGATGGCCGCAGTGTGCTGGAAGTGCTTGAAGGCATCCGCGACGAGGTATCGGTCATGCGTCCCCCGGCGTACAACCGCTTCCCCAACAGCTTTGCGCATATCTTCGCCGGTGGGTACGCAGCCGGTTACTACAGCTACAAGTGGGCTGAAGTGCTCTCGGCCGATGCTTTCTCGCGGTTTGAAGAAGAAGGTGTGCTCAACGCCGACACCGGTCGAGCCTTCCGCGAAGCGATTCTTGCCCGTGGTGGCTCTCAGGAACCGATGCTGCTGTTCGTCGACTTCCGTGGCCGTGAGCCTTCAATCGATGCACTCTTGCGCCATTGTGGCCTGAGTGAGGAAGTGGCGGCATGAGTGATGCGCCCGTGATCAAGACGAAAAAACGCTTTATCGCCGGGGCCGTCTGCCCGGCGTGCAGCGAGCCGGACAAACTCATGATGTGGAGCGAAGACAGCGTTCCGCACCGTGAGTGCGTGGCCTGTGGGTTCTCCGACACGCTCAACGAACAGGGCTTGTCGGTACCCAAGGAACTGGGGACCCGTGTCAACAAGGTCGAGCCAAAGCCGGCCGAGGCCAAGGTACAGACCGTACAGTTCTTCCCCAATCCGAAGCTGAAGAAGCCAGCCGACTAAGGCGGACGCCCGGCGGTACTGGCATCGCACAAACGCCCCGTGTACTGTATATAAAAACAGTATTCGGGGCGTTTTCATGTCTAC
It encodes:
- a CDS encoding YheV family putative zinc ribbon protein gives rise to the protein MSDAPVIKTKKRFIAGAVCPACSEPDKLMMWSEDSVPHRECVACGFSDTLNEQGLSVPKELGTRVNKVEPKPAEAKVQTVQFFPNPKLKKPAD